GCTTCGCATCAGGCCTACTGGGACGCCGCCCGCCGGGCCCGCGGCGACAGTGCTGGCACGAGGGCGTTGGTCGAGATCCTGCTCGCCCACCGCACCATGCCCGCCGCGTCGTTGGTCGCGGCGATGGACCGCGCCGTCACGTCAGGCTGCCTCGACCCGCAGGTGGTGTTGATCGACGCCCGCCGCGACACCACCCAGGTCGCACCGGTCGTCCCGATTGGGGCGCTGGCCCGCTACGACCGACCGGCACCCACCCTCGCCGACTACGACCAGCTACTGACCGGGAGCGGAACATGACCACCACGACCACCTCGAAGGCGTCGACCGTCGACGCAGCAGCACAGGCCTCCATCGGCGCAGCGGCTCGCGAGCTGCACCTGCCGACCGTCCGCACCGAATCCGCACGGCTGGCAGACATCGCCAACCGGGAACGACTGACGCACCTGGCCTACCTGGCCGAGGTCCTTGCAGCCGAAGTTGATGACCGCACCGAACGACGCCGCACCCGACGCATCAACGACGCGAAATTCCCCCGCCTGAAACGACTCGCCGACTTCAACGTCGACGCCGTCCCCACCATCCAGGCCGCCACCCTCGCCCACCTCGCTGCCGGGCACTACATGGACGCCGGCGAACCAGTCGTGCTACTCGGCCACTCCGGCACCGGCAAGTCCCACCTGCTCATCGGCCTCGGCCTCGCCGCCTGCGAACAAGGCCGCCGAGTCCGCTACGTCACCACCGCACAGCTCGTCAACGAACTCGTCGAAGCCGCCGACGAACGCGTCCTCTCACGAGTGGTCTGTCCGCGTACGACCTCATGTCCCTAGCTGGGTACGACCTCATGTCCTGAGCTCTCGGCGCGTCGAGTCCTGTTCGCCGTGAGTGTTGATCACCCTCCGATCTGTCAGCTGCCAGGCAGATCAGACCGGAGGGAGACCACCTCGCATGATCCTCGATGCGGAGCAATGGATGGACCTACGACGTTTCCGCGCCCTGCATGCGGCTGGGGTGACGATCGCGGAGATCGCCCGGGAGACCGGGCATGACTGGAAGACGGTCAAGAAGTACCTGGCCGATGACGCGCCGGTGGTGCCGCCGGCGGCGCCGACGCGGGCGGGCACGCAGCCGCGGGTGATCACCCCGTTCGTGGGGTTGATCGATTCGTGGCTGCGGGCCGATATCACGATCAAGGGCACGGTGGTCCATGAGCGGCTGGTCGCCGATCACGGGTTCACCGGCAGCTACCAGCGGGTCAAGATGCACCTGGCCGAGGCCCGGCCGCGGATCGAGGCCGAACTGGTCGAGGACGATGAGAACCCGCTGGCCGGGTTGCATCGCCGCTTCGAGGTGATCGCCGGCGCGCAGGCGCAGGTCGACTGGGGCGACGAGGGCGCGATCTTGGCGCACGTCGGGATCGGCAAGGTGTACTCGTTCCACTGCACGCTGTCCTACTCGCGCGACCCGTTCTGCTGCTATGTGACCAGCCAGGACATGGCCACGTTCTGGGACTGCCACCGGCGTGCGTTCGCGCACTTCGGTGGGGTGCCGGGCTCGATCGTCTATGACCGCACCAAGACGGTGATCAAGCGGCATGTCGCGCCACGGGCGGCGGTGCCGCTGCACCAGGAAGCGGCCGCGTTCGCCGAGCACTACGGGTTCGTCATCGACGTGCTGGCCGCCTACCGACCAACCGGAAAGGGCCGGGTCGAACGCCAGGTGCTGATCGGGCGTGAGCACGTGCTGGCCGCTCGCAGCTTCGAGTCGATCGCCGAGCTGGACGCGGCGTTCGGCGACTGGCTGCCGATCCGCCGCGCCCAGATCCACCGCACCCACGGTGAGGTGATCGCGGTGCGCGCCGAACGGGACCGGGCCGCGCTGCTGCCCTTGCCGGACCAGCCCTATCTGGTCACCGACCGGCACCTGCGTCGGGTCGGGAAGGACTGCCTGATCAGCTTCGAGGCCAGCCTCTACTCGGTGCCCGCGGTCAAGATCAGGGCCGGGCAGCGGGTCGAAGTCCGCGTCGGCGCCGAGCTGGTCGCGATCCACTCCCTGCCCACCGACACCGGCGTCGGCGAGCTGCTGGCCGTGCATCCCCGCGCGGCCAACCGAGGCAGCTGGGTCGTCGATGAAGCGCACTGGAACGGGCTGCCCGACGGACACACCCGCGCCACCGTCGTTGAGACCACCGCCCCCGAAGGTCAGCACGCCCTGCC
This genomic stretch from Jatrophihabitans cynanchi harbors:
- a CDS encoding ATP-binding protein, which encodes MTTTTTSKASTVDAAAQASIGAAARELHLPTVRTESARLADIANRERLTHLAYLAEVLAAEVDDRTERRRTRRINDAKFPRLKRLADFNVDAVPTIQAATLAHLAAGHYMDAGEPVVLLGHSGTGKSHLLIGLGLAACEQGRRVRYVTTAQLVNELVEAADERVLSRVVCPRTTSCP
- the istA gene encoding IS21 family transposase; protein product: MILDAEQWMDLRRFRALHAAGVTIAEIARETGHDWKTVKKYLADDAPVVPPAAPTRAGTQPRVITPFVGLIDSWLRADITIKGTVVHERLVADHGFTGSYQRVKMHLAEARPRIEAELVEDDENPLAGLHRRFEVIAGAQAQVDWGDEGAILAHVGIGKVYSFHCTLSYSRDPFCCYVTSQDMATFWDCHRRAFAHFGGVPGSIVYDRTKTVIKRHVAPRAAVPLHQEAAAFAEHYGFVIDVLAAYRPTGKGRVERQVLIGREHVLAARSFESIAELDAAFGDWLPIRRAQIHRTHGEVIAVRAERDRAALLPLPDQPYLVTDRHLRRVGKDCLISFEASLYSVPAVKIRAGQRVEVRVGAELVAIHSLPTDTGVGELLAVHPRAANRGSWVVDEAHWNGLPDGHTRATVVETTAPEGQHALPSAPRGFGEPNPLAALLNANTTAAVPVARRPLTDYQAIAAAATTFDRS